One genomic region from Euzebya tangerina encodes:
- the iolD gene encoding 3D-(3,5/4)-trihydroxycyclohexane-1,2-dione acylhydrolase (decyclizing), producing MKTVRLTAAQALVRWLTAQYTTDGVAGGRVTTLQTEERVFAGVFGIFGHGNVVALAEALEPVQDELPTWRGHNEQSMALAGVAYAKAMLRRRIMVATSSVGPGSTNMVTAAAVAHANRLPLLLISGDSFQHRLVDPVLQQVEHFADPTITVSDTFKPVTRYWDRITRPEQLLSSLPQALATMLDPADCGPAYLGLPQDIAAEAYDFPEVFFEPRVHHIRRHGPDPREIAQAAQAIRSAQRPVIISGGGVHYSGAVDTLTRIAEERGIPITETVAGKATVFADHPNFAGPIGVTGSTSANAIAEDADVVIAVGTRLQDFTTGSWSLFRDPDMTLVSVNVGRFDATKHRAVSVVGDAEVSLTALDEALGEYRAPAACLERTAEVRQEWYGYLDRLSTADTDVPTYAQVVRAVNDLCDPDDYQVAAAGGLPGELNMGWHAKSVHSFDCEYGYSCMGYEVAGAWGAKMAVGDDADVICWVGDGSWMMMNSDIYAQVFTGHKVITILCDNGGFAVINRLQTNTGGEEFNNLLRTARHEKLFRVDFAAHAAAMGANAEKVGSVEEFRAAFTRAKEAAESTVIVIEVDEYAWTEGGTWWEVGIPEVSQRDAVRVARAEQDAERKHQRRGV from the coding sequence TGACGGCGCAGTACACCACGGACGGGGTGGCCGGCGGTCGCGTGACGACGCTCCAGACCGAAGAGCGCGTGTTCGCCGGCGTCTTCGGGATCTTCGGGCACGGCAACGTCGTGGCCCTGGCCGAGGCGCTCGAGCCCGTCCAGGACGAGCTCCCGACCTGGCGCGGCCACAACGAGCAGTCCATGGCGCTGGCCGGTGTGGCCTACGCCAAGGCCATGCTGCGGCGCAGGATCATGGTGGCGACCTCGTCGGTCGGCCCCGGCTCGACCAACATGGTGACGGCCGCCGCGGTGGCGCACGCCAACCGGCTGCCGCTGCTGCTCATCTCGGGCGACAGCTTCCAGCACCGCTTGGTCGATCCGGTGCTCCAGCAGGTCGAGCACTTCGCGGACCCGACCATCACGGTGTCGGACACCTTCAAGCCGGTCACGCGGTACTGGGACCGGATCACCCGGCCCGAGCAGTTGCTGAGCTCACTGCCCCAGGCCCTGGCGACGATGCTCGACCCGGCCGACTGCGGCCCGGCCTACCTCGGACTGCCCCAGGACATCGCGGCGGAGGCCTACGACTTCCCGGAGGTCTTCTTCGAGCCGCGGGTGCACCACATCCGCAGGCACGGTCCCGATCCGCGCGAGATCGCCCAGGCGGCGCAGGCCATCCGATCGGCGCAGCGGCCGGTCATCATCAGCGGCGGCGGGGTCCACTACTCCGGCGCCGTCGACACGCTGACCAGGATCGCCGAGGAGCGCGGCATCCCGATCACCGAGACCGTCGCCGGGAAGGCCACGGTGTTCGCCGACCACCCGAACTTCGCCGGCCCGATCGGCGTGACCGGCAGCACCTCGGCCAACGCGATCGCCGAAGACGCCGACGTCGTCATCGCGGTCGGGACACGCCTGCAGGACTTCACGACCGGGTCGTGGTCGCTGTTCCGCGACCCGGACATGACGCTGGTTTCGGTCAACGTCGGCCGCTTCGACGCCACCAAGCACCGGGCGGTGAGCGTCGTCGGTGACGCCGAGGTCAGCCTGACGGCGCTGGACGAGGCGCTGGGCGAGTACCGCGCACCCGCTGCCTGCCTGGAGCGCACAGCAGAGGTCCGGCAGGAGTGGTACGGCTACCTCGACCGGCTCTCGACGGCCGACACCGACGTGCCCACCTACGCCCAGGTGGTTCGAGCAGTGAATGACCTCTGCGACCCCGACGACTACCAGGTCGCGGCGGCCGGCGGCTTGCCAGGCGAGCTGAACATGGGGTGGCACGCCAAGTCGGTGCACTCCTTCGACTGCGAGTACGGCTACTCCTGCATGGGCTACGAGGTGGCTGGGGCCTGGGGCGCGAAGATGGCCGTTGGCGACGATGCCGACGTCATCTGCTGGGTCGGCGACGGCTCGTGGATGATGATGAACTCCGACATCTACGCCCAGGTGTTCACCGGTCACAAGGTCATCACGATCCTCTGCGACAACGGCGGGTTCGCGGTCATCAACCGCCTCCAGACCAACACCGGGGGTGAGGAGTTCAACAACCTGCTGCGGACGGCGAGGCACGAGAAGCTCTTCCGCGTCGACTTCGCCGCCCACGCGGCGGCGATGGGCGCGAACGCCGAGAAGGTCGGCTCGGTCGAGGAGTTCAGGGCCGCCTTCACACGGGCCAAGGAGGCGGCGGAGTCGACGGTCATCGTGATCGAGGTCGACGAGTACGCCTGGACCGAGGGCGGGACCTGGTGGGAGGTCGGCATCCCCGAGGTGAGCCAGCGGGATGCGGTCCGGGTGGCGCGGGCGGAGCAGGACGCCGAGCGGAAGCACCAGCGTCGTGGCGTCTGA